Genomic window (Streptomyces sp. TG1A-60):
CGTCAGCACCGACCGCGGCGACGCGATGCGGGCCCGATTCGTGGTGGTGGCCACCGGAGTACTCAGCCAGGCGAAGCTCCCGAGGATCCCTGGGATCGAGTCCTTCCGCGGGCATACGTTCCACACCAGCCGCTGGGACTACGCGTACACGGGCGGCGACGCGAACGGAAATCTCCACAGGCTCGCCGACAAGCGCGTCGCCGTCGTCGGCACCGGCGCCACGGCCATCCAGGTCGTACCGCACCTCGCGGCCGACGCCCAGCACCTCTACGTCTTCCAGCGCACGCCCTCCACCGTCGACGTACGCGACAACCGGCCCACCGACCCGGAGTGGGCCGAGCGCCTCACCCCCGGCTGGCAGCGGCGCCGCATGGACAACTTCCTCAAGGTCCTCACCGGCATCCCGGTCGACGAGGTCGACGAGGACCTGGTGAACGACGCCTGGACCAGCTCTGCGCGACTGCACGAGAAGCTCATCCCCACCAATGTGTACGCGGAGATCCCGGCCAAGGTGCGCGAACGCGTCTACGAGATCACCGACTTCCAGAAGATGAACGAGCTGCGCGCCCGCGTGGACGCGGTCGTCGAGGACCCGGTGACGGCCGAGAAGCTCAAGCCCTGGTACCGGTACATGTGCAAGCGGCCCACGTTCAGCGACACCTACCTGCAGAGCTTCAACCGGGACAACGTCACACTCGTCGACACGGCCGATACCCATGGCGTGGAGAGGATCACCGAGGACGCGGTCGTGGTCGGCGGCACGGAGTACGAGGTCGACTGCATCGTCTTCGCGACCGGTTTCGAGGTCGGCATCTCGGGGATTCTGTCCGGCCGGCTCCCGGTCTACGGACGGGGAGGCGTACACCTCTTCGAGGCATGGCACGAAGGGCCCAAGACCCTTCACGGCTTCTACAGTCACGGTTTCCCGAACCTCTTCCAGCTCGGCCCGCTGCAGAACGCGAGCTCCGTCAACTTCGTCCACGTACTCGACGAACAGGCCACTCACGTCGCCGAGGTCGTGGCCGCAGCCCGCGAGCGCAAGGCCCGCTACGTCGAGCCGAACCCTCAGGCTCAGGACGACTGGGTGGCCGGCCTCCGGAAGAACGCGCCCGACCTGCACAAGTTCCAGGCCGAGTGCACCCCTGGCTACTACAACAACGAGGGCAAGCCACGCGAGCGCAACGAGACCTATGCCGACGGACCGATCGCCTTCCACGCACTGCTCAGGGACTGGCGCGAGGGCGGCGGCCTGGACGACGTACTCGCCCCGGCCGATCAAGAGGGAGGCGAAGGGTGATCACCGACCGACAGGCAAGGACGCCCACCAGGTTCGACGAGCCCGGCAACCACCGGCCGAGAAGCGCTCGTTGGCGGGCCGAGCGGCTCAACCCGCCCCACCGGTTGTGGGGTTCCAACGGCATCGCCTTCGGCCCTGACCGTCGGCTGTACGTCGCCGAGTTCCTGGCCGGGCGCGTCAGCGCCGTCGATCCGGCCACGGGTGACCTGGAGGTGATCGTGCCGATGGACGGCCCGGTGCAGTCCCCGGACGACCTGGCTTTCGGCGCGGACGGCTCGATGTACATCGCCGACCTGGTCCCCGGCCGCGTATGGCGCCGCAGCCCTGACGGAACGTACACGCTGGTCTCCGACCAGGTGCAGGTACCGAACGGCATCACCTGTATCGGGGACCGGCTCTTCGTCAACGAAATGAAATTCGACGGCCGCCTGCTGGAGCTGTTCCCGGACGGCGGCGACCCTGTGGTGCTGACCGACGGTCTGGCCTTGGGCAACGCCATGCAGCGCGGCCCGGACGGTTGCTTGTACTACCCGCACATGGTCACCGGCCAGGTCTGGCGTATCCCACCGGACGGCGGGGAGCCGGAGGTGGTCGCGCATGACGTGCACGAACCGGTTGCCGTCCGTTTCGATCAGGGCGGTGTCCTGCATGTCCTGTCGCGTGGAGTCGAAGGCATCGTGACGCGCATCGATCTGCACGGCAGCGGATCCCGGTCCCTCGTCGTAAGTGGCCTGGTGGGCTTGGACAATGCCGCCTTCGACGCCGAGAACCGCATGTTCGTCTCCAGCTACGCCGGCGGTGGCATCACGGAGTTGCACCCCGACGGTCGCACCCGCGAGATCGTACCGCGAGGGCTCGACGGTCCGTACGGCGTGACCGTCGCCCCCGGCGGCACGGTGTACGCGGCCGACCACTACCGTCTGGCCACCCCGGCGGCCACGCACGAAGGTGAGCCGGCCACCGTCGTCCGGGCCGGCGATGCGGGCGGGGGCGTCACTTCGCTCACCCTGCTGCCGCCCGCAGTCCACGGCGTGGCCGCCGCCGACGGCCTGGTGCACTGCACCTCGCAGTACGGCGACGTCCACACCTATGACCCCGAGCGGAACACAACTCGCCTGCGAGCAACCGGCCTTGATGAGCCCGGCGGGATAGCGGTGGGGCCGGACGGGTCACTCGTGGTCGCCGAGACCGGGGCGGGACGGATCGTGGCCGTCGGGCCGGACGGCACCATCACCGCGCTCGTCGAAGGCATCGACCATCCCGTGGACGTGACCTTCGACGATGAGGGGCGGGCGTACGTCAGCGACGACCGGCGCGGGACGGTGCTGCGGATCGACGACGGGAAGACGGTCACCGTCGCGGACGGACTCGGGGCACCACAGGGCCTGGCGGCCTCAGGGGACGAGCTGTTCGTCGTGGAGACCGACCACCGCCGAATCCGGGTGATCTCCCTCACCACGGGGGCGAGCCGCGTCGATGCCGAGGACCTTCCGCTCGGGCCGCCTCCGGGCGTCGTGCCGCGTGCAGAACCCGCCTTGTTCACTCCTCACGGCATGCTCGGCGTACCCCGCCGGTTCGCCGGCCTCGCGGCCACTCCTTGCGGCTCGCTCCTCCTCGCCGCCCATGGCGAAGGCACCGTACTGCGTTTCACGCCGGTACGTGACGAGTCCGACGACCAGGACGATCAGGGAAGTTCAAGCACACGGCTGGGTACCGCATGAGTGAGGGACGGAATGGGCCGGACATGTCCAAGCCCGCAGTGAGCCACACCCTCAGCGTGGCGGTGCTGGCCTTCGGCGGCATCGTGGCCGCGACCATGCAGACCTTGGTGGTGCCGATCCTCGGTGAACTGCCGGAGATCCTCGGCACCTCCGCGTCCAACGCTTCCTGGGTCGTCACGGTCACGCTGCTGACCGCCGCCGTGGCCACCCCCATCGCCGGCCGCCTGGGTGATCAGCACGGCAAGCGCCGTATGCTGATCGCCTGCACGATCCCCCTCTGTTCGGGTTCTGTCCTGGCCGCCGTGGCCACCTCCCTGCCGCTGATGCTCGTCGGGCGCGGGCTGCAGGGCATGGGGGCGGGACTGGTGCCGCTCGGCATCAGCGCGATGCGCGACATCATGCCGCCGGAGAAGCTCAACACCGCC
Coding sequences:
- a CDS encoding NAD(P)/FAD-dependent oxidoreductase; its protein translation is MSAPHTSTTLTTPGLPEPDFDIESLREKYRAERDRRLRPDGTSQYHGVGGRFGYYAQDPYTDQEFTREPLHDRVEAVVIGGGFGGLLAAARLRQVGVESIRVIEKGGDFGGTWYWNRYPGIHCDIESYVYMPLLEEVGYIPKWRYAPGEEIRRHAQAIGEHFKLHGDACFQTQATELRWDDAESEWLVSTDRGDAMRARFVVVATGVLSQAKLPRIPGIESFRGHTFHTSRWDYAYTGGDANGNLHRLADKRVAVVGTGATAIQVVPHLAADAQHLYVFQRTPSTVDVRDNRPTDPEWAERLTPGWQRRRMDNFLKVLTGIPVDEVDEDLVNDAWTSSARLHEKLIPTNVYAEIPAKVRERVYEITDFQKMNELRARVDAVVEDPVTAEKLKPWYRYMCKRPTFSDTYLQSFNRDNVTLVDTADTHGVERITEDAVVVGGTEYEVDCIVFATGFEVGISGILSGRLPVYGRGGVHLFEAWHEGPKTLHGFYSHGFPNLFQLGPLQNASSVNFVHVLDEQATHVAEVVAAARERKARYVEPNPQAQDDWVAGLRKNAPDLHKFQAECTPGYYNNEGKPRERNETYADGPIAFHALLRDWREGGGLDDVLAPADQEGGEG